In Synechococcus sp. CC9616, the following are encoded in one genomic region:
- the hisIE gene encoding bifunctional phosphoribosyl-AMP cyclohydrolase/phosphoribosyl-ATP diphosphatase HisIE, translating into MHPLSPAFMDQLRFTEAGLIPAVAQDWLDGAVLMVAWMNRESIEKTLQSGEVHYWSRSRAELWHKGATSGHTQILRGIRYDCDADVLLLNIEQTGDVACHTGARSCFYEDDDNPTGGGVDALPPPADACTELYRVIWERKNKPEQGSYTNKLLQGGDNSILKKIGEEGAEFVMACKDDNAKEIAGEAADLIFHMQVALAHHGVPWRDVQAVLAARRGAPRRH; encoded by the coding sequence ATGCACCCCCTCAGCCCCGCTTTTATGGACCAACTCCGTTTTACAGAAGCGGGGTTGATTCCTGCTGTGGCGCAGGATTGGCTCGATGGCGCCGTCCTGATGGTGGCCTGGATGAATCGCGAATCGATTGAGAAAACACTGCAGAGCGGTGAAGTGCATTACTGGAGCCGCTCGAGAGCCGAGCTCTGGCACAAGGGAGCAACCAGCGGACACACCCAGATCCTTCGTGGAATCCGCTACGACTGCGACGCGGATGTTCTGCTCCTCAACATCGAGCAGACAGGCGATGTTGCTTGCCACACTGGAGCCCGCAGCTGTTTTTACGAAGACGACGACAATCCCACAGGGGGCGGGGTTGATGCACTGCCACCTCCGGCAGATGCCTGCACTGAGTTGTACCGCGTGATCTGGGAACGAAAAAACAAACCGGAACAGGGCAGCTACACCAACAAACTGCTGCAGGGAGGCGACAACAGCATCCTCAAGAAAATCGGTGAAGAAGGAGCCGAATTCGTGATGGCTTGCAAGGACGACAACGCCAAGGAGATCGCCGGTGAAGCAGCCGACTTGATCTTTCACATGCAAGTCGCACTCGCTCACCACGGCGTCCCGTGGAGAGACGTTCAAGCAGTACTGGCTGCTAGGCGAGGTGCCCCCCGTCGTCACTGA
- a CDS encoding DUF2214 family protein encodes MHLAVAFTTDIAKSAGVAYVHYLSFMVCFGALVLERRLIKADPNRGEATAMVITDIVYGIAALALLVSGILRVIHFGQGSDFYTQNPLFWWKVGLYLSVGGLSLYPTITYILWAIPLRKGELPKVSQALATRLGWIINIELLGFASIPMLATLMARGVGLPAA; translated from the coding sequence ATGCATCTGGCGGTTGCTTTCACGACGGACATCGCTAAAAGCGCTGGCGTCGCATACGTGCACTACTTGAGCTTCATGGTGTGCTTCGGCGCACTGGTCCTTGAGCGTCGCCTGATCAAAGCCGATCCGAATCGCGGTGAGGCCACAGCCATGGTGATCACCGACATCGTTTATGGCATTGCTGCTCTGGCGTTATTGGTCAGCGGCATCCTGAGGGTGATCCATTTCGGCCAAGGATCCGACTTCTACACGCAGAACCCCTTGTTCTGGTGGAAGGTCGGTCTCTACCTCTCAGTGGGAGGTCTGTCCCTTTACCCCACGATCACCTACATCCTTTGGGCCATTCCGCTGCGCAAGGGTGAACTGCCCAAGGTCAGCCAGGCCCTTGCCACGCGGTTGGGCTGGATCATCAACATCGAACTGCTGGGATTCGCTTCGATTCCGATGCTTGCGACGCTGATGGCTCGTGGTGTCGGCCTTCCTGCAGCCTGA
- a CDS encoding sigma-70 family RNA polymerase sigma factor, which yields MVSSLSAFLGEIGRHQLLTPEQELMMGRKVQAMVAITERCHLAGGSGPSCEYNDEEKVVIRRGERAKNQMITSNLRLVVNLAKRYQGKGLDLLDLIQEGTLGLTRAVEKYDPTRGHRFSTYAYWWIRQGLNRALSTQSRTIRIPVNVNEKLTKLRAAKARLMQRHGLSPSTEQLSEYMEISMSEVEDLLACELRSVTVSLQGVVKSKSDPSELVDVLPSDEMPPMERAEIAERTASVWTLLNKANLTPKERTVVTLRFGLDGTHEWRTLAEVARHMNCSREYCRQVVQRALRKLRKTGIQSGLVETTH from the coding sequence ATGGTGAGCTCTCTGAGTGCATTTCTAGGTGAAATTGGCCGCCACCAGCTGCTTACCCCAGAGCAAGAACTCATGATGGGACGAAAGGTTCAGGCGATGGTAGCGATCACTGAGCGTTGCCACCTTGCCGGGGGAAGTGGACCGTCCTGTGAATACAACGATGAAGAAAAAGTAGTGATTCGCCGTGGCGAGCGCGCCAAGAATCAAATGATCACCTCGAATCTTCGTCTCGTTGTCAATCTTGCCAAGCGATATCAAGGCAAAGGTTTAGATCTGCTCGATCTCATTCAGGAAGGAACCCTGGGGCTCACCCGTGCCGTCGAGAAATATGACCCCACCCGAGGCCATCGCTTTTCCACCTACGCCTACTGGTGGATCAGACAAGGACTCAACCGCGCTCTTTCGACCCAGAGCCGCACTATTCGGATTCCGGTCAATGTCAACGAAAAACTCACCAAACTGCGCGCCGCAAAAGCACGTTTAATGCAGCGCCATGGACTGAGTCCATCCACCGAGCAACTCTCCGAATACATGGAGATCTCAATGTCCGAGGTGGAGGATCTGCTGGCCTGCGAGCTTCGCAGCGTCACCGTGAGCCTGCAGGGAGTCGTTAAATCAAAATCGGATCCTTCCGAACTCGTGGATGTTCTCCCCAGTGATGAAATGCCCCCGATGGAACGGGCAGAGATTGCCGAACGCACAGCATCGGTATGGACGCTGCTGAACAAGGCCAACCTCACTCCCAAGGAGCGCACGGTGGTGACCTTGCGTTTCGGACTCGATGGCACCCACGAATGGCGCACCCTCGCCGAGGTTGCTCGCCACATGAATTGTTCGAGGGAATATTGCCGCCAGGTGGTTCAGCGAGCCCTTCGCAAACTGCGCAAAACAGGCATCCAGAGCGGACTGGTGGAAACCACCCATTGA